The following proteins are co-located in the Vigna unguiculata cultivar IT97K-499-35 chromosome 9, ASM411807v1, whole genome shotgun sequence genome:
- the LOC114164542 gene encoding glycine-rich RNA-binding protein GRP1A-like, producing the protein MASGEVEFRCFVGGLAWATDNDALEKAFSPYGQILESKVINDRETGRSRGFGFVTFATEQAMRDAIDGMNGQNLDGRSITVNEAQSRGRGGGGGGGYGSGGGGGYGGGGGGGGYGRGGGGGGYGGGGRREGGYNRNGGGGGGYGGGGGGYGGGGGGYGGGSRDRGYGDGGSRYSRGGGASDGGSWRN; encoded by the exons ATGGCTTCTGGAGAAGTTGAGTTCCGATGCTTCGTCGGTGGGCTTGCTTGGGCCACTGACAACGATGCTCTTGAGAAGGCCTTCTCACCGTATGGCCAGATCCTCGAATCGAAG GTTATCAACGACCGCGAAACCGGAAGATCACGAGGGTTTGGATTTGTGACCTTCGCCACGGAGCAAGCGATGAGAGACGCTATCGATGGTATGAACGGCCAGAATCTCGACGGCCGTAGCATCACCGTCAACGAGGCTCAGTCCCGTGGAAGAGGTGGTGGCGGAGGTGGTGGTTATGGAAGCGGCGGTGGTGGAGGTTAcggtggtggtggcggtggaGGGGGATATGGACGAGGTGGTGGAGGAGGTGGTTATGGTGGAGGCGGCCGCCGTGAAGGGGGTTATAACCgtaatggtggtggtggtggaggttatggtggcggcggcggcggatacggaggtggtggtggtggttatggAGGTGGTAGTAGGGACCGCGGATATGGGGATGGTGGGTCTCGGTACTCGAGAGGAGGTGGTGCTTCCGATGGTGGAAGCTGGAGGAATTAG
- the LOC114162907 gene encoding probable LRR receptor-like serine/threonine-protein kinase At2g16250: MGIVWFRLLLLLVVSQVTLEQIEPLSSSEERESLLELRASLGLRSKEWPRKPDPCLLWVGIACQNGRVVGINISGFKRTRLGRMNPQFAVDALANFTLLESFNASNFLLPGPIPDWLGLSLPSLRVLDLRSCSIVNAIPSTLGNLTNLSSLYLSDNNLIGNVPESLGQLSALSVLDLSRNSLAGSIPTSFAFLGNLSSLDMSANFLSGPIPPEIGSLSRLQYLNLSNNGLATLPTQLGGLTSLLVLDLSQNSFASGGLPQDLVGFRNLRQMILSNSMLTGFLPGRLFSGSLQLQFLVLKQNNFSGSLPVELWSLPRLSFLDVSANNFSGQLPNSSLSANATVAVLNISHNKFYGNLTSALRRFGFIDLSSNYFEGKVLDFMHNVSLDSNCLQNATDQRSTAECASFYAERGLNFDNFGRPNTTSPPASKSSGKKSNKTKIILAAVLGGLGLIALLVLLVVLLLLCVRKRGNSNQRGNGVGPAPVGSSPPNPGVPMEFPNVGDSFTYHQLLQATGDFNDANLIKHGHTGDFFNGVLEGGVPVVIKRIDMRSAKKEAYLSELEFFNKVSHQRFVPLLGHCLEHENEKFLVYKSMPNGDLSNCLYYKNTTSEDGTLQSLDWITRLKIATGAAEALSYLHHECVPPIVHRDIQASSILLDDKYEVRLGSLSEACAQEGDIHQSKITRFLRLPQSSEQGPSGYSTSICAYDVYCLGKVLLELVTGRLGMSAASEVEVKDWFDQILPYINMYEKELVTKIIDPSMVVDEDFLEEVWAIAIVARSCLNPKPSRRPPMRYILKALENPLKVVREENSSSARLRATSSRGSWNAATLFGSWRQSSSDVTATPAASGVKLERAGSLKLSGTTGSRSQSQGSFHNGGGEISLSRRRHSKEIFPEPSGVDDVERLELE, from the exons ATGGGGATAGTGTGGTTccggttgttgttgttgctggtGGTGAGTCAGGTGACATTGGAGCAGATTGAGCCACTGAGTTCCTCCGAGGAGCGAGAATCGTTACTTGAACTGAGGGCTTCTCTGGGGTTGAGGAGCAAGGAATGGCCAAGAAAACCAGACCCTTGTTTGCTCTGGGTTGGCATCGCATGCCAGAATGGTCGAGTCGTTGGGATCAATATCTCTGGGTTTAAAAGAACGAGACTTGGGAGGATGAACCCGCAATTTGCAGTGGATGCTTTGGCCAATTTCACTCTCTTGGAGTCCTTCAATGCCTCTAATTTCCTCCTTCCTGGACCTATTCCTGATTGGCTTGGTCTCTCCCTTCCTTCTCTCAGAGTGCTTGATCTTCGTTCTTGTTCCATTGTGAATGCTATTCCCTCCACTCTCGGCAATTTGACCAACCTCTCCAGTCTCTATCTCTCCGACAACAACCTCATTGGGAATGTTCCGGAATCTTTGGGTCAACTCTCTGCCCTTTCGGTTCTTGATCTTTCCAGGAATTCTCTCGCTGGCTCCATACCAACGTCTTTTGCCTTTCTTGGGAATCTTTCTTCCCTTGACATGTCTGCCAATTTTTTGTCGGGGCCGATTCCCCCTGAAATAGGGTCTCTTTCAAGGTTACAGTACTTGAATCTTTCCAACAACGGACTTGCCACTCTGCCTACTCAATTGGGGGGTCTAACTAGCTTACTTGTCCTTGATCTTAGTCAGAATTCTTTTGCCAGTGGAGGACTGCCCCAGGATTTGGTTGGATTTAGGAACTTGCGGCAGATGATACTCTCAAACAGCATGCTCACCGGGTTTCTGCCCGGGAGATTGTTTTCTGGCTCATTGCAGTTGCAGTTCCTAGTGCTGAAGCAGAACAATTTTAGTGGTTCTTTGCCTGTTGAGTTGTGGTCTCTGCCAAGATTGAGCTTCCTTGATGTGTCTGCCAATAATTTCAGTGGTCAGCTTCCTAATTCAAGTTTATCTGCCAATGCTACTGTTGCAGTGCTCAATATTTCGCACAATAAGTTTTATGGAAACCTCACCTCAGCTTTAAGAAGGTTTGGGTTTATTGATCTTTCAAGCAACTATTTTGAGGGCAAGGTTCTGGATTTCATGCATAATGTGTCTCTAGATAGCAACTGTCTCCAGAACGCCACAGATCAGAGGTCAACGGCGGAATGTGCATCGTTTTATGCAGAGAGGGGGctcaattttgataattttggaCGCCCCAATACAACATCACCTCCTGCCTCCAAAAGCTCTGGGAAGAAGAGCAATAAGACTAAGATTATACTGGCTGCAGTCTTGGGTGGATTGGGTTTAATTGCACTTTTGGTGTTGCTAGTGGTTCTGTTGCTTCTGTGTGTTCGCAAGAGGGGTAACTCAAATCAGAGAGGAAACGGTGTGGGTCCTGCTCCTGTTGGTAGCAGTCCTCCAAACCCTGGTGTACCTATGGAATTTCCAAATGTAGGAGACTCATTTACATATCATCAGCTGCTCCAGGCAACAGGAGATTTCAATGATGCAAATCTTATCAAACATGGCCACACTGGGGACTTTTTCAATGGTGTTTTGGAAGGTGGGGTTCCTGTGGTCATCAAAAGGATCGACATGCGCTCGGCTAAAAAAGAGGCTTACCTGTCGGAGCTGGAATTCTTCAATAAGGTTTCTCATCAGAGATTCGTTCCATTGTTAGGTCATTGTTTAGAACATGAGAATGAGAAGTTTCTGGTTTATAAAAGCATGCCAAATGGGGACTTGTCTAATTGCTTGTACTACAAAAACACTACATCTGAAGATGGTACTTTGCAATCACTGGACTGGATAACCAGGTTAAAAATTGCTACTGGAGCCGCAGAGGCTCTGTCGTATCTACATCATGAATGTGTGCCACCAATTGTTCACAG GGATATTCAAGCAAGCAGTATACTTCTTGACGACAAATACGAAGTTCGGTTGGGGAGTCTGAGTGAAGCCTGTGCTCAAGAAGGTGACATTCATCAAAGTAAGATCACCCGGTTTCTGCGGTTGCCTCA GTCCTCTGAACAAGGCCCATCTG GTTATTCAACATCAATCTGTGCCTATGACGTTTATTGCTTGGGAAAAGTTTTACTTGAACTGGTGACGGGTAGGCTGGGAATGAGTGCAGCCAGTGAAGTCGAAGTAAAGGACTGGTTCGATCAGATTCTGCCTTACATTAATATGTACGAGAAAGAGCTCGTCACGAAAATCATCGATCCATCGATGGTTGTCGACGAAGATTTTCTAGAGGAAGTGTGGGCTATAGCCATTGTAGCCAGGTCTTGCTTGAACCCCAAACCCTCAAGGAGACCCCCAATGAGATATATTCTGAAGGCTTTGGAAAACCCTTTGAAGGTGGTGAGGGAAGAGAATTCCAGTTCTGCACGCCTCAGAGCAACCTCTTCCAGAGGTTCTTGGAACGCTGCCACTCTGTTTGGGAGTTGGCGTCAGAGTTCTTCTGATGTAACAGCAACTCCGGCAGCCTCTGGTGTGAAACTAGAAAGAGCGGGTAGTTTGAAACTGTCGGGAACCACCGGGTCGCGGTCGCAGTCGCAGGGTAGTTTCCACAATGGCGGCGGTGAGATTTCGTTGTCGCGGAGACGACACTCGAAGGAGATATTCCCGGAGCCGTCAGGGGTTGATGATGTAGAGAGGTTGGAGCTGGAATAA
- the LOC114162414 gene encoding transcription factor HBI1-like produces the protein MLHCANTSGNLAGDMTVWERQRARMKWQEEQGYFSAFDALFSSSSSSSLHLQDSFLHPSDSGCALGEVVAQAQAQPRSMNKPSVHGFDASSSILRTFSCPPALVEPEPEPEPRPTGSSIGKESSKKRKPEKLHNAKFVTENDMKDKRIKVGADDEQSKITGSPKSHSNKRETCADTSNSKQNSKASEVQNQKPDYIHVRARRGQATDSHSLAERVRREKISERMKYLQDLVPGCNKITGKAGMLDEIINYVQSLQRQVEFLSMKLAAVNPRLDLSIDDLFEKEVFPCAANFPNIGMSSDLTNSGYVQFNSPQQMVSYGGLDTVINPPYMGLKRNVSVPETYLHSSSFTQLLPSSTWEGDFQNLCNLDFDQVRATSFPSHLSSGLVEAGNHLKMEM, from the exons ATGTTGCACTGTGCGAACACGTCGGGGAATCTGGCTGGGGACATGACAGTGTGGGAAAGACAGAGGGCGAGGATGAAGTGGCAAGAAGAGCAAGGCTACTTTTCTGCGTTCGACGCgcttttctcttcttcttcttcttcatctcttcaTCTTCAAGATTCCTTCTTGCATCCTTCTGATTCCGGTTGTGCGCTTGGTGAAGTGGTGGCTCAGGCTCAGGCTCAACCTCGCTCGATGAATAAGCCTTCTGTTCATGGGTTTGATGCAAGTTCTTCAATTTTAAGGACTTTTAGTTGTCCACCCGCTTTGGTGGAGCCCGAGCCCGAGCCCGAGCCCAGGCCCACTGGCTCCTCGATTGGGAAAGAGAGTTCCAAGAAAAGGAAACCTGAGAAGCTTCACAATGCTAAG TTTGTTACAGAAAATGATATGAAAGACAAGAGGATCAAAGTGGGTGCCGACGATGAACAATCCAAAATCACAGGGAGCCCCAAGAGTCATAGCAACAAGAGAGAAACCTGTGCAGATACTTCAAATTCGAAGCAAAATTCCAAAGCATCCGAGGTTCAAAATCAAAAGCCTGATTACATTCACGTGCGAGCACGTCGCGGCCAAGCCACCGATAGCCATAGCTTAGCTGAAAGA GTTAGAAGGGAAAAAATTAGCGAGAGAATGAAGTATTTGCAAGATTTAGTACCTGGTTGCAACAAAATCACGGGAAAAGCGGGAATGCTTGATGAAATCATCAACTATGTTCAATCTCTTCAACGACAGGTTGAG TTTCTGTCAATGAAATTAGCTGCGGTGAACCCAAGGCTCGACCTCAGTATTGATGATCTGTTTGAAAAAGAG GTGTTTCCCTGTGCTGCGAATTTTCCAAACATTGGAATGTCATCAGATTTGACGAACTCTGGCTATGTTCAATTTAATTCACCACAACAAATGGTTTCGTATGGAGGATTAGACACGGTGATTAACCCTCCCTACATGGGGCTAAAAAGGAATGTATCGGTGCCTGAAACATATCTTCACTCGTCCTCTTTCACA CAATTGCTTCCCTCCTCAACATGGGAAGGTGATTTCCAAAACCTTTGCAATTTGGATTTTGATCAAGTGCGAGCCACATCTTTCCCTTCTCATTTGTCCTCAG
- the LOC114164069 gene encoding 3-ketoacyl-CoA synthase 4-like: MSSDTNTNTDTTATTSKESKTRLPDFSQSVKLKYVKLGYHYLMSHLVTLCLLPLMSVILIQASQMEAQEIQELWAHLQYNLLSVIAISAILALGSTLYIMTRPTSIYLLDFSCYRPPHHLTVHFQKFIHHSTLTGDFLPSSIDFQRKILLRSGLGEETYLPEAMHSIPPRPSMAAAREEAEQVMFGALDNLFANTRVKPKDIGILVVNCSLFNPTPSLSAMIVNRYKLRGNVKSFNLGGMGCSAGVIAIDLAKDMLQVHRNTYAVVVSTENITQNWYFGNNKAMLIPNCLFRVGGAAILLSNKSSDRRRAKYKLLHVVRTHKGADDKAFRCVYQEQDDAGKTGVSLSKDLMAIAGGALKTNITTLGPLVLPISEQLLFFLTLVVKKLFNAKMKPYIPDFKLAFDHFCIHAGGRAVIDELEKNLQLLPLHVEASRMTLHRFGNTSSSSIWYELAYTEAKGRMRKGNRVWQIAFGSGFKCNSAVWEALRHVNPSPKSPWEDCIHKYPVQIA, encoded by the coding sequence ATGAGTTCCGACACGAACACGAACACGGACACGACGGCGACAACCTCGAAGGAGTCGAAAACAAGGTTACCGGATTTTTCGCAGAGCGTGAAGCTGAAGTATGTGAAACTGGGGTACCATTATCTGATGTCACACCTGGTGACTCTGTGTCTGCTCCCTCTCATGTCCGTAATCCTCATACAAGCTTCTCAGATGGAGGCGCAGGAGATTCAGGAGCTCTGGGCCCACCTCCAGTACAACCTCCTCAGCGTCATCGCTATATCCGCCATCCTCGCCTTGGGATCCACCCTCTACATCATGACCCGACCCACATCCATCTACCTCCTCGACTTCTCCTGCTACCGTCCCCCCCACCACCTCACCGTCCACTTCCAAAAGTTCATCCACCACTCCACCCTCACCGGCGACTTCCTCCCCTCCTCCATCGATTTCCAGCGCAAGATTCTCCTCCGCTCCGGCCTCGGCGAGGAAACCTACCTCCCCGAGGCCATGCACTCCATCCCCCCCCGCCCCTCCATGGCCGCCGCCAGGGAAGAGGCCGAGCAGGTCATGTTCGGCGCCCTCGACAACCTCTTCGCCAACACCCGCGTCAAGCCCAAGGACATCGGAATCCTCGTCGTCAATTGCAGCCTCTTCAACCCCACCCCCTCCCTCTCCGCCATGATCGTCAACAGGTACAAGCTCCGTGGCAATGTCAAAAGCTTCAACCTTGGCGGCATGGGCTGCAGCGCCGGCGTCATCGCCATCGATCTCGCCAAAGACATGCTCCAGGTTCACCGCAACACTTACGCCGTCGTCGTCAGCACCGAGAACATCACTCAGAATTGGTACTTCGGGAACAACAAGGCCATGTTGATACCCAATTGCCTCTTCCGCGTCGGTGGGGCCGCCATTCTCCTCTCCAACAAAAGCTCCGACAGGAGGCGAGCCAAATACAAGCTCCTGCACGTGGTGAGGACTCACAAAGGGGCGGATGACAAGGCCTTTCGGTGCGTGTACCAGGAACAAGACGATGCCGGAAAAACCGGCGTGTCTTTGTCGAAGGATCTCATGGCTATTGCCGGTGGGGCTCTCAAGACTAACATAACCACTCTGGGTCCCCTTGTTTTGCCTATAAGCGAGcaacttcttttctttctcacacTTGTCGTGAAAAAGCTTTTCAACGCGAAGATGAAGCCTTACATCCCTGATTTCAAGCTCGCGTTTGACCATTTCTGCATTCACGCCGGTGGAAGGGCCGTTATTGATGAGCTGGAGAAGAATCTGCAGCTTCTGCCTCTGCACGTGGAGGCTTCCAGGATGACGCTGCACAGGTTCGGGAACACCTCGTCGAGTTCGATTTGGTACGAGTTGGCTTACACGGAGGCGAAGGGGAGGATGAGAAAGGGGAACAGAGTGTGGCAGATTGCGTTCGGGAGTGGCTTTAAGTGTAACAGTGCGGTGTGGGAAGCTCTCAGACACGTCAATCCCTCACCCAAATCTCCATGGGAAGATTGCATTCATAAGTACCCTGTTCAGATTGCATAG